One Synechococcus sp. PROS-9-1 DNA window includes the following coding sequences:
- a CDS encoding DUF3143 domain-containing protein has protein sequence MNQHSLQALELWLQQLGAQRLDDDPCGWSWQEQGWTAEIRLQQTDLAVIWSPNEAPRPCVFPYGLSRADVEAALRLGP, from the coding sequence TTGAATCAGCATTCGCTGCAGGCTCTTGAGCTTTGGCTCCAGCAGCTTGGAGCGCAGCGACTAGACGATGATCCGTGTGGCTGGTCATGGCAGGAACAGGGATGGACGGCTGAGATCCGGCTGCAACAAACGGATCTCGCGGTGATCTGGAGCCCAAATGAAGCGCCTCGCCCCTGTGTGTTCCCCTACGGACTGTCTCGAGCTGACGTCGAGGCGGCCCTGCGGCTGGGTCCCTGA
- a CDS encoding J domain-containing protein, with amino-acid sequence MSASTHYERLGVGRGVDPETLRRAFRRLSKSVHPDTTTLPASEAARQFQLLREAYDHLSDPSLRRLYDAQLIQQDQLWQQQHAPLPSPAMSSPTAIGERRPLSGGEWLSLLMLLGALLLCLLLGVGVAWSRGMELQVQPSWLVAEQTPEEPLIRDVLDGVDASSRNSFESAFAAGS; translated from the coding sequence ATGTCGGCCTCGACCCATTACGAACGGTTAGGAGTAGGCCGTGGAGTCGACCCCGAGACCTTGCGCCGCGCCTTTCGACGTCTCAGTAAGTCAGTTCATCCCGACACCACGACGTTGCCGGCCTCGGAAGCAGCTCGCCAATTCCAGCTGTTACGTGAGGCCTATGACCATTTGTCTGATCCCTCGTTGCGTCGGCTCTATGACGCTCAATTAATCCAGCAGGATCAGCTCTGGCAACAGCAGCATGCTCCGCTGCCTTCCCCTGCAATGTCTTCTCCAACGGCGATTGGTGAGCGACGACCACTCTCAGGAGGGGAGTGGTTATCGCTGTTGATGTTGCTCGGGGCCTTGCTTTTGTGTTTATTGCTGGGAGTCGGGGTGGCCTGGAGTCGGGGTATGGAGCTTCAGGTTCAGCCCAGTTGGCTGGTGGCCGAGCAGACTCCAGAGGAGCCGTTGATTAGGGATGTCCTTGATGGTGTCGATGCCTCCAGCAGAAACTCCTTTGAATCAGCATTCGCTGCAGGCTCTTGA
- the rsmG gene encoding 16S rRNA (guanine(527)-N(7))-methyltransferase RsmG, which produces MPEANSFSDAGPDLWHCLGWQPNDTQLSQLKELQVLLRDWNSRVNLTRLVENEEFWIAQVFDSLWPLEHELRTPDLTRRCIDVGTGGGFPGLAVAIALPGTTLTLVDSVGRKTAAVEAMANALGLGNRVDVRTERIEITGQERSCRGTFDLAMARAVATPPVVAEYLVPLLADQGQALLYRGHWSHDDEANLKRALVPLKAKLADCKQINLPAGRGLRTLVRIEPLAPCPKSYPRPVGLPSRLPLGDQADDKRS; this is translated from the coding sequence ATGCCAGAAGCAAATAGCTTTTCTGATGCCGGGCCTGACCTATGGCACTGCCTGGGCTGGCAGCCCAATGACACCCAGCTCTCTCAACTCAAAGAGCTGCAAGTCTTGCTGCGCGATTGGAACAGCAGGGTCAATCTCACCCGATTGGTGGAAAACGAAGAGTTCTGGATCGCCCAGGTCTTTGACAGTCTTTGGCCGCTCGAACATGAGCTACGCACCCCAGATCTGACGCGTCGCTGCATCGATGTAGGCACTGGAGGCGGGTTTCCTGGTCTCGCAGTCGCCATCGCCCTCCCCGGTACCACTCTCACCCTTGTCGATTCAGTCGGCCGCAAAACTGCGGCAGTGGAAGCCATGGCAAACGCGCTTGGGCTAGGCAATCGCGTGGACGTCCGCACCGAGCGCATTGAGATCACTGGTCAGGAGCGGTCCTGTCGTGGGACGTTCGATTTGGCGATGGCCAGAGCCGTGGCCACACCCCCCGTCGTGGCGGAGTATCTCGTTCCCCTTCTGGCCGATCAAGGCCAGGCTCTGCTCTATCGCGGCCACTGGAGTCACGACGACGAAGCCAACCTGAAACGAGCCTTGGTTCCTCTTAAAGCCAAACTTGCGGACTGCAAGCAGATCAACCTGCCGGCTGGCCGGGGGTTGCGCACCTTGGTTCGCATTGAACCCTTGGCACCGTGCCCCAAGAGCTATCCCCGACCCGTTGGTCTACCCAGCCGTCTTCCCCTTGGTGATCAGGCAGACGACAAACGTTCCTGA
- a CDS encoding aldo/keto reductase produces MASIASQALPTRRFGRTELAMPVLSLGGMRFQQSWSDLEADVITQEAQHTVENTLHRAVELGFHHLETARHYGSSERQLGWALPHSPDPDRILQTKVPPRDDPALFEAELELSLERLNVQRIELLAIHGINRLDHLEQTLRPGGCMEVVRRWQREGRIDHVGFSTHGETSVIEAAINSDAFDYVNLHWYYIRQDNEPALVAAQRHDMGVFIISPTDKGGHLHTPSLLLEQLCAPLHPIVFNDLFCLRDPRVHTISVGASRPSDLDLHLEAVRQLDTAGALIAPIQDRLQTQALKALGEPWLMTWREGLPHWKDTPGGINLPVLLWLHNLIEAWDLEGYARARYGILGHAGHWAPGANADALDQEISETDLRNVLNQSPWSETIPGLLRGLKERVGGVPQERLSSA; encoded by the coding sequence ATGGCATCAATCGCTTCCCAGGCTTTGCCAACACGACGCTTTGGTCGCACAGAGCTGGCCATGCCTGTTCTTTCCCTAGGGGGAATGAGGTTTCAGCAAAGTTGGTCGGATCTTGAGGCTGACGTGATTACTCAGGAGGCTCAACACACGGTGGAAAACACTCTTCACCGTGCGGTGGAGCTTGGGTTTCACCATCTGGAAACAGCGCGTCATTACGGCAGCTCTGAGCGGCAACTTGGCTGGGCTCTCCCCCATTCGCCTGATCCAGATCGCATCCTTCAAACCAAGGTGCCCCCCCGGGATGACCCGGCGCTGTTTGAAGCCGAGCTCGAACTGAGTCTGGAGCGTTTAAACGTTCAGCGAATCGAGTTGCTGGCGATTCATGGGATCAACAGGTTGGATCATTTGGAGCAAACGCTGCGACCAGGCGGCTGTATGGAGGTGGTGCGCCGCTGGCAGCGAGAGGGCCGTATCGACCATGTGGGCTTCTCGACCCATGGTGAAACCAGTGTCATCGAAGCTGCGATCAACTCTGATGCCTTCGATTATGTGAATTTGCATTGGTACTACATCCGGCAAGACAACGAACCAGCGTTGGTCGCAGCCCAACGCCATGACATGGGTGTGTTCATCATTAGTCCCACCGATAAAGGTGGCCATCTGCATACCCCTTCGCTGCTGTTGGAACAGCTCTGCGCCCCCCTTCACCCGATCGTGTTTAACGATCTGTTTTGCCTGCGTGATCCACGCGTTCACACCATCAGTGTTGGTGCATCCAGGCCAAGTGACCTCGATCTTCATCTCGAAGCTGTGCGTCAACTCGATACAGCTGGCGCGCTCATCGCCCCGATTCAAGATCGGTTGCAGACGCAAGCTCTAAAGGCCCTTGGTGAGCCTTGGCTGATGACCTGGCGTGAAGGGTTGCCCCATTGGAAAGACACTCCTGGAGGTATCAATCTTCCCGTTTTGCTCTGGCTCCACAATTTGATTGAGGCTTGGGACCTCGAGGGGTATGCCAGGGCGCGTTATGGAATTCTTGGTCATGCAGGACATTGGGCCCCTGGTGCCAATGCCGATGCCCTGGATCAGGAGATCAGCGAGACAGACCTTCGCAATGTTTTGAACCAAAGTCCCTGGTCTGAAACGATCCCAGGCTTGCTGAGGGGTTTAAAGGAACGGGTAGGTGGCGTTCCTCAGGAACGTTTGTCGTCTGCCTGA
- a CDS encoding ferredoxin, translating to MPDSQRARDQFVNDSLGNPAVAYSASSLEDSQSTGMEPVLGGALSEKAVWVDEAVCIGCRYCAHVACNTFIIEPNLGRSRAIRQDGDSSERIQEAIETCPVDCIHWVAFDDLKGLQDQLDSQELLPLGLPSPARPRRILPRQPQH from the coding sequence ATGCCTGATTCGCAGCGGGCTAGGGATCAATTCGTGAACGACTCGCTCGGTAATCCCGCTGTTGCCTATAGCGCTTCCTCTCTTGAGGATTCTCAATCCACTGGCATGGAACCCGTTCTGGGTGGTGCCCTCTCTGAAAAAGCTGTCTGGGTTGATGAGGCTGTCTGTATTGGTTGCAGATACTGCGCTCATGTGGCCTGCAATACCTTCATTATCGAGCCCAATTTGGGGCGCTCCCGAGCGATTCGCCAGGACGGGGACAGTTCTGAGCGGATTCAAGAGGCGATAGAAACTTGCCCTGTGGATTGCATTCACTGGGTTGCCTTTGATGACCTCAAGGGACTACAAGATCAGCTTGATTCTCAGGAGCTTCTTCCACTCGGTTTGCCCTCACCTGCTCGCCCACGACGGATTCTTCCTCGGCAGCCGCAACACTGA
- a CDS encoding DUF1257 domain-containing protein encodes MSHFSTVKTELRQREHLVSALEDLGYEPKQGGHPVRGYRGQTVEAELAVTLQDSADFGFVWNEANGAYEFVTDLDLWRQSMPIERFLSRLTQRYALNTVLKASLTEGFEVAEQRDCQDGSIELVVTRWDA; translated from the coding sequence ATGTCCCATTTCAGTACTGTCAAAACGGAACTTCGCCAGCGTGAGCACTTGGTCTCCGCCCTTGAGGACCTTGGTTACGAGCCCAAACAGGGAGGCCATCCTGTCCGTGGTTATCGCGGCCAAACCGTAGAAGCTGAATTGGCAGTCACCCTTCAGGACTCTGCTGATTTCGGTTTCGTTTGGAATGAAGCCAATGGTGCCTATGAGTTTGTGACCGACCTGGATTTGTGGCGCCAGTCCATGCCGATCGAACGATTCTTGTCCCGCCTGACGCAGCGCTACGCCCTCAACACGGTGTTGAAGGCTTCCCTCACTGAGGGCTTTGAGGTTGCCGAGCAGCGTGATTGCCAGGATGGATCGATTGAACTTGTCGTGACCCGTTGGGATGCCTGA
- a CDS encoding DUF2997 domain-containing protein has product MPERTLRFRIRPDGRVEEQVEGVEGDACLQLTERLESALGTVERRQPTSDAYVTTQTQSQSQFVEPS; this is encoded by the coding sequence ATGCCTGAGCGCACGCTTCGTTTCCGAATTCGTCCTGACGGCCGCGTCGAGGAACAAGTGGAAGGCGTTGAAGGTGACGCTTGTCTGCAATTGACGGAACGGTTGGAATCAGCCTTAGGCACGGTGGAACGCCGTCAGCCAACGTCTGATGCCTACGTCACAACCCAAACCCAGTCCCAGTCACAGTTCGTCGAGCCCTCCTGA
- a CDS encoding HEAT repeat domain-containing protein — protein sequence MTDRPPLDRESRVANLAIDPDVLARELEAEQVGDPLEEIDLDDPEQDALGAIRQCDEALNWLQQGHDQRLQGLRVFCEHRDPRSVPLLLPLLHEVCPVVRMSAVYALGRNPSPPAVGPLLKLLQEDSNAYVRKATAWSLGNYPDAPVLNPLIRALQTDVAAVRLWASVSLAEAGVTSAAKADPAAGQLLISLRIDSESVVRSNCIWALDRLLEHLVEPRRLEVIEVFVRALLQDGERSVRDEARTALEQMESPDVLDRLQTLMDEGLFS from the coding sequence ATGACCGATCGCCCGCCCCTGGATCGTGAATCACGTGTGGCCAATCTGGCCATCGATCCGGATGTGCTCGCCCGTGAGCTCGAAGCTGAACAGGTGGGTGATCCCCTCGAAGAAATCGATCTCGACGATCCTGAGCAGGATGCCCTTGGGGCCATTCGTCAGTGTGATGAGGCTCTGAATTGGCTGCAGCAAGGACATGACCAGCGGCTCCAAGGGTTGCGCGTGTTTTGTGAACATCGAGATCCCCGTTCGGTTCCGCTGCTGCTGCCTCTCTTGCACGAGGTGTGCCCCGTTGTGCGCATGAGCGCCGTCTACGCCCTCGGTCGGAATCCATCCCCCCCTGCTGTGGGACCCCTCCTTAAATTGCTGCAAGAGGACAGCAATGCCTATGTGCGGAAAGCCACGGCCTGGAGTCTTGGGAATTATCCCGATGCACCCGTGCTGAATCCCTTGATTCGCGCTTTGCAGACCGATGTGGCGGCTGTGCGCTTGTGGGCGTCGGTTTCTCTTGCTGAGGCTGGCGTGACCTCTGCGGCAAAGGCAGATCCGGCGGCTGGCCAGTTGCTGATTAGCTTGCGAATCGACAGTGAATCTGTGGTGCGAAGCAATTGCATCTGGGCTCTCGACCGCCTGCTTGAGCATCTTGTTGAACCCCGTCGCCTCGAGGTGATTGAGGTCTTTGTGCGTGCGCTTTTGCAAGATGGCGAGAGGTCTGTTCGCGATGAAGCCCGCACGGCTCTTGAGCAGATGGAATCCCCTGATGTTTTGGATCGACTCCAAACTTTGATGGATGAGGGATTGTTCAGCTGA
- a CDS encoding sodium:solute symporter family protein produces MAPIDWFLLVFYLIGTLFLGLWLARRNQGEEDYFVAGRSLSGWLAGASMAATTFSIDTPLYVAGLVGTRGLAANWEWWGFGLAHVAMAVIFAPLWRRSGVMTDAAFTELRYGGATAAWLRGTKAFLLALPINCIGIGYAFLAMRKVVQALGIVSDQPLPALGGLPDTVLLLAIVAVLVLVYTAAGGLWAVVITDFVQLILAMVGALAVAWAAIHAAGGMDALLASLNDLGRPEVLSLVPWRWTDSGFDWIGGAGISASTFLAYLTVQWWSFRRSDGGGEFIQRMLATRDERQARLAGWVFLVVNYLLRSWLWVLVALAALVLLPDQADWELSYPALAVAYLPPVVLGLVVVSLVAAFMSTVSTSVNWGASYLTHDLYQRFVRPDASQKELLLVGQATSVLLLVLGVLTALISDSIGTVFRLVIAIGTGPGVVLVLRWFWWRINAAAELSSMVCGFFVGLATSVIPVLQISDYGLRLMVTTAITAVVWVVVMLITPPESAEVLERFVQRVQPPGPGWSRWRRRCEVEASESLRDLLTRFVLSSCVLFGALLGSGAFLLHQQAAGWSGLILTVVSLSLLLRGRHSRLAV; encoded by the coding sequence ATGGCACCGATTGACTGGTTTTTGCTGGTCTTTTATTTAATCGGCACTTTGTTTCTCGGGCTTTGGCTAGCTCGACGCAATCAGGGGGAAGAGGATTATTTCGTTGCTGGACGCAGCCTGAGCGGTTGGTTGGCAGGCGCTTCGATGGCCGCCACCACCTTCTCCATCGATACACCCTTATATGTGGCGGGCTTGGTCGGCACCAGAGGCCTGGCAGCGAATTGGGAGTGGTGGGGGTTCGGTCTTGCTCATGTGGCGATGGCTGTGATATTTGCGCCCCTTTGGCGGCGCAGCGGCGTGATGACAGACGCTGCTTTTACAGAACTCCGCTACGGAGGAGCCACAGCGGCTTGGCTGCGAGGCACGAAAGCCTTTTTGCTGGCCCTTCCGATCAATTGCATCGGCATCGGCTATGCGTTCTTGGCCATGCGAAAGGTGGTGCAAGCGCTAGGGATTGTGTCCGATCAGCCCTTGCCAGCACTCGGCGGTCTTCCCGACACGGTGCTGTTGTTGGCGATTGTGGCTGTTTTGGTTCTTGTGTACACGGCGGCCGGTGGCCTTTGGGCCGTTGTGATCACTGATTTTGTGCAATTGATTTTGGCGATGGTGGGGGCTCTGGCTGTGGCTTGGGCTGCCATCCATGCCGCTGGCGGGATGGATGCTCTGCTTGCCAGCCTCAACGATTTGGGTCGTCCCGAGGTGTTGTCGCTTGTCCCTTGGCGCTGGACTGACTCTGGATTCGATTGGATTGGAGGAGCTGGCATCAGTGCTTCCACCTTCTTGGCCTACCTCACGGTGCAGTGGTGGAGTTTTCGGCGCAGTGATGGAGGGGGTGAATTCATTCAACGGATGCTTGCCACCCGTGATGAGCGTCAGGCGCGGTTGGCTGGCTGGGTGTTTCTTGTGGTGAATTACCTGCTGCGCAGCTGGTTGTGGGTTTTGGTGGCCCTAGCGGCTCTGGTGTTGTTGCCCGATCAGGCTGATTGGGAGTTGAGTTATCCGGCTCTGGCGGTGGCCTACCTCCCGCCTGTGGTTCTTGGTCTGGTGGTGGTTTCCTTAGTAGCTGCCTTTATGAGCACGGTCAGCACCTCTGTGAACTGGGGTGCGAGCTATCTCACCCATGACCTCTATCAGCGTTTTGTGAGGCCTGATGCTTCGCAGAAAGAGCTGCTTTTGGTTGGACAGGCCACCAGCGTTCTTTTGTTGGTGTTAGGGGTGTTAACGGCTTTGATTAGTGACAGCATCGGTACCGTGTTCCGACTTGTGATCGCGATCGGTACAGGGCCTGGTGTGGTCCTGGTCTTGCGTTGGTTCTGGTGGCGAATTAATGCGGCTGCAGAGCTGTCATCGATGGTGTGTGGATTTTTTGTTGGCTTGGCCACGTCTGTGATTCCCGTTCTTCAAATTTCGGACTACGGGCTCAGGTTGATGGTCACCACTGCCATCACGGCAGTGGTTTGGGTGGTGGTGATGTTGATAACTCCCCCGGAGTCAGCGGAGGTGCTTGAGCGGTTCGTGCAGCGCGTTCAGCCCCCAGGGCCTGGCTGGAGTCGTTGGCGGCGGCGCTGTGAGGTGGAGGCATCTGAATCGCTGCGAGATCTCCTTACTCGGTTTGTGCTGAGTAGTTGTGTTCTGTTTGGGGCGCTGCTTGGCTCGGGTGCATTCCTTCTGCACCAGCAAGCAGCAGGTTGGTCCGGTTTAATCCTTACGGTTGTGTCCCTCTCTCTCCTTTTGCGAGGGCGGCATTCGCGTCTTGCCGTTTAG
- the rlmN gene encoding 23S rRNA (adenine(2503)-C(2))-methyltransferase RlmN: protein MISALLGRSQSELEEWAVAQGQPAFRGRQLHDWLYAKGARDLQAITVLPKAWRASLQEEGVSVGRLHEQERRVAADATTKLLLGTEDGETLETVGIPTDQRLTVCVSSQVGCPMACRFCATGKGGLQRSLAGHEIVAQVLSIREVMERRPSHVVFMGMGEPLLNIEAVLESIRCINDDLGIGQRRITVSTVGVPHTLPRLADLALKQLGRAQFTLAVSLHAPNQALREELIPTAKTYPYDALLDDCRYYLQKTGRRVSFEYILLGGVNDHPHHAAELADRVGGFQSHVNLIAYNPIEEEEFQRPTAQRIESFRRVLERRGVAVSLRASRGLDQDAACGQLRRNRRS from the coding sequence GTGATCAGCGCGCTTCTCGGTCGAAGCCAGTCCGAACTGGAAGAGTGGGCTGTTGCTCAGGGCCAGCCCGCATTTCGAGGCCGGCAACTCCATGATTGGCTTTACGCCAAAGGGGCTCGGGATCTTCAAGCGATCACGGTGCTTCCCAAGGCTTGGCGTGCATCCCTTCAAGAGGAGGGGGTGTCGGTAGGGCGTTTGCATGAGCAAGAGCGACGGGTGGCAGCTGATGCCACCACCAAATTGCTGTTGGGCACCGAGGACGGCGAAACCTTGGAAACGGTTGGTATTCCTACCGATCAACGCCTCACGGTTTGTGTATCAAGCCAGGTCGGATGCCCGATGGCCTGTCGTTTTTGCGCCACTGGTAAAGGAGGGTTGCAACGCTCCCTAGCCGGCCATGAAATTGTTGCCCAGGTGCTCAGTATCCGAGAGGTGATGGAGCGTCGTCCCTCTCATGTGGTGTTTATGGGTATGGGTGAGCCTTTGCTCAACATTGAGGCTGTGCTCGAGTCCATTCGCTGCATCAATGACGATCTGGGCATTGGCCAACGTCGGATCACAGTGAGCACCGTTGGAGTGCCGCATACCCTTCCTCGGCTTGCTGACTTAGCCCTCAAACAGTTGGGGCGGGCTCAGTTCACCTTGGCTGTAAGCCTTCATGCGCCGAATCAAGCGTTGAGAGAGGAGTTGATTCCTACGGCGAAGACCTATCCCTACGACGCACTTCTGGATGATTGTCGTTACTACCTCCAAAAGACGGGTCGGCGGGTGAGTTTTGAGTACATCCTGCTGGGTGGGGTCAATGATCATCCGCACCACGCAGCCGAACTCGCTGATCGGGTGGGTGGCTTTCAGAGCCACGTGAATCTGATTGCCTACAACCCCATTGAGGAAGAGGAGTTTCAGCGACCTACAGCGCAGAGAATTGAGAGTTTTCGGCGCGTTCTGGAGCGTCGTGGTGTTGCTGTGAGTTTGCGAGCTAGCCGCGGCTTGGATCAGGATGCAGCTTGTGGACAATTGCGTCGCAATCGACGGTCTTAG
- a CDS encoding high light inducible protein, whose product MIEPSLIPKRTLPRFGFHTHTEKLNGRAAMLGFIALLVVEFKIGHGLLIW is encoded by the coding sequence ATGATTGAGCCCTCCTTGATCCCAAAGCGGACACTTCCCCGTTTTGGGTTCCATACCCACACTGAAAAGCTCAACGGTCGTGCCGCCATGCTCGGCTTCATTGCCCTTTTGGTTGTGGAGTTCAAAATCGGTCACGGCTTGTTGATCTGGTGA